A genomic segment from Janthinobacterium sp. 64 encodes:
- a CDS encoding CBASS cGAMP-activated phospholipase — translation MSFLEKYESAPDYDVPEYHVLALSGGGYRGLYTATILNQLESLLGRPLANHFDLICGTSAGGLLALGLAAEVPAEQLQALFEVHGKKIFGNRNLLRRWAGFLCMAKHSSHGLRDLLGQTFGSKTIGDLRHRVLIPTVNYSTGMGQFFKTPHHPSFELDHRMSLTDIGLATSAAPTYFPIAQNNRGVYVDGGLVGNAPGLFGLHEVHQFIAPARKIRVRVLSIGTMTSGATMPYSSTLDRGIWQWRESLFSLVISAQESSVDYMLKQLLGGDYVSLDEKPTPEQSTDIKKLDKVSVAATNTLKDRANHTFQRTIGEENFQVFRKHIAPKPAFYHGPNKNSEMPNA, via the coding sequence ATGTCATTTTTAGAAAAATATGAAAGCGCTCCGGACTACGATGTCCCGGAGTACCATGTTCTTGCCCTCTCAGGAGGCGGGTATCGAGGCTTGTACACCGCGACCATACTCAATCAGCTCGAGTCACTCCTGGGAAGGCCATTGGCGAACCACTTCGACTTGATATGTGGCACGTCGGCGGGCGGGTTGCTTGCGCTTGGCTTGGCTGCAGAAGTACCCGCAGAACAGTTGCAGGCTCTATTCGAGGTGCACGGTAAGAAGATTTTCGGAAATCGCAATCTGCTACGGCGGTGGGCAGGGTTCCTGTGCATGGCGAAACATTCAAGCCATGGGTTGCGAGACTTACTTGGTCAAACTTTCGGAAGCAAAACAATAGGTGATTTACGTCATCGTGTACTTATCCCCACCGTGAACTATTCAACTGGTATGGGGCAATTCTTTAAAACCCCCCACCACCCATCCTTTGAGTTAGACCATCGCATGAGCTTGACAGACATCGGGTTGGCCACGTCGGCGGCACCGACCTATTTCCCGATTGCTCAAAACAATCGGGGCGTATACGTGGACGGCGGGTTGGTTGGAAACGCTCCGGGACTTTTCGGATTGCATGAGGTACATCAGTTTATTGCACCTGCTAGGAAGATTCGTGTCCGTGTTCTGTCGATTGGCACCATGACAAGCGGAGCCACTATGCCATATAGCTCAACGCTCGATAGGGGAATTTGGCAGTGGAGAGAGAGTTTGTTTAGTTTGGTCATATCCGCTCAGGAGTCGTCGGTCGACTACATGCTTAAACAGCTTTTGGGCGGTGATTATGTATCCCTTGATGAAAAGCCTACTCCTGAGCAAAGTACCGACATTAAGAAACTCGATAAAGTCTCGGTGGCGGCCACTAACACACTGAAGGACCGGGCAAACCATACGTTCCAACGGACCATTGGCGAGGAAAATTTCCAGGTCTTCCGTAAGCACATCGCTCCAAAGCCAGCTTTTTACCACGGTCCCAATAAAAATTCGGAGATGCCAAATGCTTAA
- a CDS encoding helix-turn-helix domain-containing protein codes for MALFDMAMPDFGSAGALDTENLIILLRDRVRFERRRQNLSQAAFAEVCGIPLRTFKRYESTGTGSIELLVKIAQGFGRARGFDSIFPPQPLNPQPRGVNAVLARLGQSIEKRKTEK; via the coding sequence ATGGCACTTTTTGATATGGCTATGCCTGACTTTGGCTCTGCTGGAGCCCTTGATACCGAAAATCTGATAATTCTGCTTCGTGACAGAGTGCGTTTTGAACGTCGGCGCCAAAACCTCTCACAGGCGGCGTTCGCCGAAGTGTGTGGCATACCATTGCGAACGTTTAAGCGCTACGAGTCCACAGGAACCGGCTCCATTGAACTCTTGGTGAAGATAGCGCAAGGGTTTGGTCGTGCACGTGGTTTCGATTCCATCTTTCCTCCGCAACCGCTAAACCCTCAACCTCGTGGGGTCAATGCGGTACTAGCGCGCTTGGGGCAAAGCATCGAGAAACGCAAGACCGAAAAGTAA
- a CDS encoding CBASS cGAMP synthase, which yields MLNLSVLFNNSNEERPAFLDALTLDSYQKVILEYARKEIRECLKLGLPRVLRARGYELDVPTPRFFTQGSWSYKTLNAPAQTPQQCDLDDGAYLPMGFVTQTKRPSKAASLFFSAAEEALGPLVKMRGWKQSERPTCIRVEVSLDAHVDIPLYAIPDTEFELLKARASYAMDSVEDAVTRSERDAWTALPNDQVLLAHRDKDWIESDPRPLKDWFLNEVDAKGEQLRRVIRYIKAYRDWRWSQGGPASILLMAAASPLFKAKHARDDLALLEVCKALPKTLRDGVDNPTEKAESLTARLGPEGVEEAAEAFEKFAGVLEAAISCSDASLACRWLQEQFGQRFPFEPYWVPTPSAREAVLATAAIPGPSEIVGRNKSA from the coding sequence ATGCTTAACCTCAGTGTCTTGTTTAACAATAGCAACGAAGAGCGCCCAGCCTTTCTGGATGCACTGACCTTAGATTCTTATCAAAAAGTCATACTTGAATATGCGCGTAAAGAGATTCGTGAGTGCTTGAAGCTTGGTCTACCCAGAGTGTTGCGGGCACGCGGCTATGAGTTGGACGTTCCAACTCCGCGATTTTTCACTCAAGGCTCATGGTCTTATAAGACCCTTAATGCACCCGCTCAAACGCCGCAGCAGTGCGATTTGGATGACGGAGCATATTTGCCAATGGGCTTTGTGACTCAAACGAAGCGTCCGAGCAAAGCAGCCTCCCTATTCTTCAGCGCAGCGGAAGAGGCGCTGGGGCCGTTGGTAAAGATGCGTGGATGGAAGCAGTCTGAGAGGCCGACTTGTATTCGCGTTGAAGTCTCATTGGACGCCCACGTGGATATCCCTCTGTACGCTATCCCAGACACGGAGTTTGAGCTGCTGAAAGCGCGTGCTTCATATGCGATGGATAGTGTAGAAGACGCCGTAACACGTTCTGAACGGGATGCATGGACGGCCCTGCCAAACGACCAAGTGCTTCTTGCTCATCGTGACAAAGACTGGATTGAGTCTGACCCTCGACCTCTAAAAGACTGGTTTTTGAATGAGGTGGATGCAAAGGGTGAACAGCTTCGCCGCGTTATCCGCTATATAAAAGCATATCGTGATTGGCGATGGAGCCAGGGCGGGCCCGCCTCCATCTTGCTGATGGCGGCAGCGTCGCCGCTGTTTAAGGCAAAGCACGCACGAGATGATTTGGCGTTGCTTGAAGTTTGCAAAGCTCTACCCAAGACCTTACGGGATGGCGTGGATAATCCTACCGAAAAAGCAGAGTCATTAACGGCTCGGCTGGGTCCGGAAGGCGTTGAAGAAGCCGCTGAAGCGTTCGAGAAGTTCGCCGGCGTTTTAGAAGCGGCAATCAGCTGTTCAGATGCGTCACTGGCCTGTCGCTGGCTTCAGGAGCAGTTTGGCCAGAGGTTCCCCTTTGAACCTTATTGGGTGCCAACACCATCGGCCCGTGAAGCTGTACTTGCAACGGCAGCTATCCCAGGGCCATCCGAAATCGTCGGGCGCAATAAGTCTGCGTGA
- a CDS encoding RNA 2'-phosphotransferase, whose translation MTTLEQKSKFLSRWLRHRPDAIGLEIDKRGWVDVAELLLKSAGAGVAISQDELTQIVDENDKQRFSLSEDRTRIRAAQGHSLDVDLKLPVKTPPPVLFHGTVQKFIASIRRQGLLPGTRRDVHLSATKQTASEVGARRGTPVVLLVETFPLLRDGYRFRCSDNGVWLIPNVPPKYIRFPEK comes from the coding sequence ATGACAACTTTGGAACAGAAAAGCAAATTTTTGTCTCGTTGGCTTCGGCACCGGCCGGACGCTATCGGCCTTGAAATCGATAAACGTGGATGGGTTGACGTTGCTGAGCTGCTCTTGAAATCAGCGGGTGCCGGCGTCGCAATTAGTCAAGACGAGCTGACGCAAATAGTGGACGAAAACGATAAGCAGAGATTTTCGTTGAGTGAGGACCGAACGCGTATCCGCGCGGCACAAGGGCACTCTCTTGATGTTGACCTGAAGCTTCCAGTCAAAACCCCGCCTCCGGTGCTATTTCACGGTACGGTACAAAAGTTTATCGCATCGATTCGCCGGCAGGGTCTGCTGCCAGGCACGCGGCGAGACGTACATCTGTCTGCAACGAAACAAACTGCATCAGAGGTAGGTGCGCGTCGGGGTACGCCGGTCGTGCTCCTCGTGGAAACATTTCCACTGCTCCGTGACGGGTACCGATTCAGGTGCTCGGACAACGGCGTGTGGTTGATTCCGAACGTCCCTCCGAAGTACATTCGGTTTCCAGAAAAATAA